AGTGTCATTTCCGGGAAAATCGGGAAGCTGATGCGCAGCAGCCCGTACGTTCCCATTTTCAGCAGTACGCCGGCCAGGATAACGGAGATGGCCGTCGGCGCTTCCACGTGTGCATCAGGCAGCCAGGTATGGAAGGGGAAAATCGGCACCTTGATGGCAAAACCGATAAACAGACCGATGAAGGCCAGCATACGCGCTGTACTTCCGACTGTCGCGAAAATTCCCTGTGTCACATTGGCGGGATCCATCATCGCGATCATGTTGAACGTATGCAGCCCCGTTCCGGGATCGACGGTGCTGAAATACAGTCCGATCATGACAAGCAGCAGCAGCACGGAACCGGCAAGGGTATAGAGGAAGAACTTGATGGCCGCGTACTCGCGACGTGGGCCGCCCCAGATTCCGATAAGGAAATACATCGGCAGCAGCATCACTTCCCAGAAAACGTAGAACAGGAAGAGGTCAAGCGAGCAGAAGACGCCCATCATACCAGCATCGAGCAGAAGGAACATGGCGAAATAGCCCTTCAGCGATTTCTTAACGCTGAAACTCGCGAACGTCGCCAGGAAGGTGATAAGCGCCGTCAGCAGGACCATCGGCATGGAGAGACCGTCAATGCCCATGAAATAATCAATGCGGATGGCGCCGAACCAGGGAGTTTCCGGGATGACAATCCAGGGAATCCGCTCGACGAATTGCATGGTGGCAATTTCATTGATACCGGCTTTTGTTGTGTCGAACGTCATCCAGATCAGGATAGCCAGAAGCACCTGCAGACCGGTGACGATCACAGCAGTGGTCTGAATGACCCGCGTCTTGTCCTTGGGAAGGAGAAGGACGACGATCATGCCGAGAATCGGCAGGAAGGTGATCAGGGTGAGAATCGGGAATTGCATCAATCCTCCGGATGTATGCTGTTATTCATATCGATCGCTGTATTATTTAAAGGCCCAAAACAGAATCACGACACCCGCGAGTACCAACGCGATGTATGCCTGAATCTTGCCTGATTGCGTTTTCTTGAGAAGAATGCCGAAGAAACCGGCGGCGTATGCGACACCGTTTACGGCGCCATCGACAACCCACTTGTCGAAAAGACCACTGATATGTGCCTGCAGACGTGTCACGCTCGCCACACCGTTCACCGCACCGTCGACAATATGCGCATCGAACCAGTGCATCATGCGGGCAACGAAA
The bacterium genome window above contains:
- a CDS encoding NADH-quinone oxidoreductase subunit M; its protein translation is MLTLITFLPILGMIVVLLLPKDKTRVIQTTAVIVTGLQVLLAILIWMTFDTTKAGINEIATMQFVERIPWIVIPETPWFGAIRIDYFMGIDGLSMPMVLLTALITFLATFASFSVKKSLKGYFAMFLLLDAGMMGVFCSLDLFLFYVFWEVMLLPMYFLIGIWGGPRREYAAIKFFLYTLAGSVLLLLVMIGLYFSTVDPGTGLHTFNMIAMMDPANVTQGIFATVGSTARMLAFIGLFIGFAIKVPIFPFHTWLPDAHVEAPTAISVILAGVLLKMGTYGLLRISFPIFPEMTLYFQIPMMVLGFVNIVYGALCAMAQTDFKKLIAYSSVSHMGYVLLGMAALNVQGMTGAVFQMFNHGTITAMLFLLVGVLYDRAHTRGLNEFGGVYNKMPVYSFLTVIAFFAAIGLPSMSGFVSEAFVFLGAFQVSKLWTILSTLGIVLGAGYMLWTFQRVFMGTLPEKWEPVLTDVNGRELFTLIPLAVIILALGLYPSPALNWMSTSLGHLVDLVNGSAGQVMISAF